In Flammeovirgaceae bacterium 311, one DNA window encodes the following:
- a CDS encoding moxR protein (COG0714 MoxR-like ATPases): MQTAHYTEEELTTLPRLLPQLRQAIGQAVVGQQEVVDQLLVTLLAGGHALLEGVPGLAKTLMVRSLAQALHLKFRRIQFTPDLMPGDLIGTEILEEDRQTGHHHFIFNQGPLFANIVLADEINRTPPKTQAALLEAMQESNITWSGKTYELEQPYLILATQNPLEQAGTFPLPEAQLDRFLLYIRLGYPSMQEEVEILSRTTSNEKAAIEPVMGSEEIIRLRRMVRDLPVSPELLGWVAGLVQSTRPEQSRSAFVKEWVSWGAGPRAGQALVLAAKAHALMHNRLSVIPEDLAWAAKPVLRHRILLNFGAEAEGITPDSVVERLLQEEGRR; encoded by the coding sequence ATGCAAACTGCACATTATACTGAGGAGGAATTAACTACACTACCCCGCTTGCTGCCTCAGCTGCGGCAGGCTATCGGACAGGCCGTGGTGGGGCAGCAGGAGGTGGTAGATCAGCTGTTGGTAACCTTGCTGGCGGGTGGCCATGCCCTGCTGGAGGGGGTTCCGGGCCTTGCCAAAACATTGATGGTGCGCTCACTGGCCCAGGCGCTGCACCTTAAATTCAGGCGCATACAGTTTACACCCGATCTGATGCCCGGCGATCTGATTGGTACGGAAATATTGGAAGAAGATAGGCAGACCGGTCACCATCATTTTATTTTCAACCAGGGGCCACTGTTCGCCAACATTGTACTGGCTGACGAAATAAACCGCACACCTCCCAAAACTCAGGCTGCCCTGCTGGAGGCCATGCAGGAGAGCAACATTACCTGGTCGGGCAAAACCTATGAGCTGGAGCAGCCCTACTTGATACTCGCCACACAAAATCCCTTGGAGCAGGCAGGCACATTTCCCCTGCCCGAGGCACAGCTGGACCGTTTCCTGCTCTACATACGACTGGGGTATCCCAGCATGCAGGAGGAGGTGGAGATCTTAAGCCGTACCACTTCCAACGAGAAAGCAGCAATAGAACCTGTAATGGGGAGCGAAGAAATTATTCGCCTGCGGCGGATGGTACGTGACCTGCCTGTTAGCCCGGAGCTGCTGGGGTGGGTAGCAGGGCTGGTTCAATCTACCCGGCCGGAGCAAAGCAGGAGTGCTTTTGTAAAGGAGTGGGTAAGCTGGGGCGCCGGACCCCGCGCCGGGCAAGCCCTGGTACTGGCCGCCAAAGCCCATGCACTGATGCACAACAGGCTTTCCGTAATTCCCGAAGATCTTGCATGGGCAGCAAAACCAGTATTGCGGCACCGCATCCTGCTTAATTTTGGTGCAGAAGCCGAGGGCATCACGCCCGATTCTGTTGTGGAACGCCTTTTGCAGGAGGAGGGTCGGCGATGA
- a CDS encoding hypothetical protein (COG1185 Polyribonucleotide nucleotidyltransferase (polynucleotide phosphorylase)), with protein MDADLYLSFHLAEIGRTLVIDGDGFSVYAFLLKEDEETIDFDGFLCSTGTLVDNEAEVGRYIQEGNQPPLMKQYANEFSVVKDLKAEEVGVEVLDQETLAVSIRGKQYLLLDSAEKQAYSIAVSEDGPYGYVLMSGDDEDEEKEE; from the coding sequence ATGGACGCAGACTTATACTTATCTTTTCACCTGGCAGAGATAGGCAGAACACTGGTGATAGATGGCGATGGTTTCTCGGTGTATGCCTTTTTGCTGAAAGAAGATGAAGAAACTATCGACTTTGATGGTTTTCTGTGCTCCACCGGAACACTGGTTGACAATGAAGCTGAAGTTGGGAGGTATATTCAGGAGGGTAATCAGCCCCCCCTGATGAAGCAATATGCAAATGAATTCTCTGTGGTAAAAGACCTGAAAGCGGAAGAGGTCGGGGTAGAGGTGCTGGATCAGGAAACCCTGGCAGTAAGTATTCGGGGGAAACAATATCTCCTGCTGGATAGTGCCGAAAAGCAGGCGTACAGCATTGCTGTTAGCGAAGATGGCCCCTACGGTTATGTACTAATGTCGGGCGACGACGAAGACGAGGAGAAGGAGGAATAG
- a CDS encoding hypothetical protein (COG1721 Uncharacterized conserved protein (some members contain a von Willebrand factor type A (vWA) domain)) has translation MKREESPWLKPELLDLPHGLMLFAQTALHRLEGGLHQSRSSGEEQEFSQYRAYQPGDDLRLLDWKLYARSKRLYVRQAEVPRQMQVLLLLDASASMQHRSGGWSKINYAKALAAALGLLAHRQNDVPGLQILSDQQERQLLFRRSRHHLQEYIQLLKITGAGGKWPERLPAAMLQQARSAGLVLLITDLWEEEEELKTSLSQLLGSGQDLRVLHLIAPEEQEPQQLANGMILQDLETGKKVQLRSGSDKRASADAFTVWQEGWKNWLQRRGIGYMPLSIGQEPLAVLRAYLGNKGNQAPW, from the coding sequence ATGAAAAGGGAGGAGTCACCATGGCTAAAGCCGGAGCTCCTCGATCTTCCGCACGGCCTGATGTTGTTTGCTCAAACTGCCCTACACCGGCTGGAGGGCGGGCTGCACCAAAGCCGCAGCAGCGGAGAAGAGCAGGAATTCAGCCAGTACAGGGCGTATCAGCCCGGCGACGACCTGCGCCTGCTCGACTGGAAGCTTTATGCCCGCAGCAAACGTCTTTATGTACGCCAGGCTGAAGTACCCCGCCAGATGCAGGTGCTGCTCCTGCTGGATGCCAGTGCTTCCATGCAGCACAGAAGCGGTGGCTGGTCTAAAATAAATTATGCTAAGGCACTGGCTGCTGCACTGGGCCTGCTCGCCCACCGGCAAAACGATGTGCCCGGCCTGCAGATCCTGTCCGATCAGCAGGAGCGCCAGCTGCTCTTCAGGCGCAGCAGGCACCACCTTCAGGAATATATTCAACTGCTGAAGATTACCGGTGCAGGGGGGAAATGGCCTGAAAGATTGCCCGCGGCCATGCTCCAACAGGCGCGTTCTGCCGGATTGGTATTGCTGATCACTGATCTGTGGGAGGAAGAAGAGGAGCTGAAAACAAGCCTGAGCCAGCTGTTGGGTTCCGGCCAGGACCTGCGCGTTTTACACCTGATTGCCCCCGAAGAGCAGGAGCCGCAGCAATTGGCCAATGGCATGATCCTGCAGGATCTGGAAACAGGCAAAAAAGTGCAACTGCGTTCTGGTAGCGACAAAAGAGCATCGGCAGATGCCTTTACTGTATGGCAGGAGGGCTGGAAAAACTGGCTGCAGCGCAGAGGCATCGGGTATATGCCATTAAGTATTGGTCAGGAGCCGCTTGCAGTGCTTAGGGCTTATCTGGGAAATAAAGGCAATCAAGCACCATGGTAA